The Verrucomicrobiia bacterium genome includes a window with the following:
- a CDS encoding HAMP domain-containing sensor histidine kinase codes for MKPRFPLYAKILTWFFLNIIVLVVIGSIILRAQVRSGLDSFISGYVTQRAEPLAREVISELTEATKNEWSEILEKRSEKHGVVFCVVLEGSQEPYGPVNDLPDELRRRLPKGPGRGMRGPGGGGGPPRRQFNEDSQDNSGGQDGPPQGGPMRDMRPGPPSGPYPIHQRFMMRTTGPEFYWVGLQTRFVSTDNDGGAPGVIFMRSETFSAGGIFFDYKPWIFGASSIVFVSALFWLPLVRSMTGSVSRVTKAAEQIAEGQFEVQVDTKRRDEIGRLSDAINRMSGRLAGFVHGQKRFLGDTAHELCAPIARMQLALGILEQRADEKQKPYVEDVREELQHMSALVNELLSFSKAGLRPAALKLKPVSVLDIAQKVVAREAKDMAEVEINVPENMQVMGEKDLLIRAIGNVVRNAIRYASKGGPIQIAARTVDSEVEIIVSDHGPGVPAEDVTKLFDPFFRVDVSRNRETGGVGLGLTIVKTCIESCGGSVSARNRKSGGLRVIMRLKRPLDMDTE; via the coding sequence ATGAAGCCCCGCTTCCCACTTTACGCCAAGATCCTCACCTGGTTCTTCCTGAACATCATTGTTCTGGTCGTGATCGGCTCGATTATCTTGCGTGCACAAGTGCGGAGCGGTTTGGACTCTTTCATCTCCGGCTATGTCACCCAGCGCGCCGAACCTTTGGCACGTGAAGTCATCAGCGAATTGACCGAGGCCACCAAAAACGAATGGAGCGAGATCCTCGAAAAACGCAGTGAAAAGCACGGTGTCGTGTTTTGTGTGGTATTGGAGGGATCGCAGGAGCCTTACGGTCCGGTAAACGACCTGCCCGATGAACTGCGCCGTCGCCTGCCGAAAGGGCCAGGCCGCGGCATGCGCGGTCCAGGTGGTGGCGGCGGCCCACCACGCCGTCAGTTCAATGAAGACAGCCAGGACAACTCCGGCGGACAGGATGGCCCGCCACAAGGAGGCCCCATGCGTGATATGCGTCCAGGTCCACCGAGCGGCCCCTACCCCATTCATCAGCGCTTCATGATGCGCACTACCGGACCTGAATTTTACTGGGTGGGATTGCAAACGCGTTTTGTGAGCACCGACAATGACGGCGGTGCACCCGGCGTCATTTTCATGCGCTCAGAAACCTTCAGCGCTGGCGGTATCTTCTTTGATTATAAACCGTGGATCTTTGGCGCGAGCAGCATCGTGTTCGTCTCTGCTCTATTCTGGTTGCCTCTTGTGCGCAGCATGACCGGCTCCGTCTCGCGCGTGACCAAAGCCGCCGAGCAGATCGCCGAAGGTCAGTTCGAAGTGCAGGTGGATACGAAACGCCGCGATGAGATCGGTCGCCTCAGCGATGCCATTAACCGTATGTCCGGCCGCCTTGCTGGATTCGTCCACGGCCAGAAACGCTTTCTCGGTGATACCGCGCACGAACTCTGCGCTCCTATCGCCCGCATGCAGCTCGCCCTGGGCATCCTCGAACAGCGTGCGGATGAGAAACAGAAACCTTATGTGGAGGATGTGCGTGAGGAATTGCAGCACATGTCTGCCCTGGTGAACGAGCTGCTCTCCTTTTCCAAAGCAGGATTGCGCCCAGCCGCACTCAAACTCAAACCGGTATCCGTGCTGGATATAGCACAAAAGGTCGTCGCCCGGGAAGCTAAGGACATGGCCGAAGTAGAGATCAATGTTCCTGAGAACATGCAAGTGATGGGTGAGAAGGACTTGCTCATCCGTGCTATCGGCAACGTCGTACGCAACGCCATCCGCTACGCATCGAAAGGCGGTCCCATCCAGATCGCTGCACGCACTGTGGATTCCGAGGTGGAGATCATCGTCTCTGATCACGGTCCCGGTGTCCCCGCAGAAGATGTGACCAAACTTTTCGACCCCTTCTTCCGTGTAGATGTTTCCCGCAATCGCGAAACTGGGGGTGTAGGCCTAGGCCTCACCATCGTGAAGACCTGCATCGAATCGTGCGGTGGTTCCGTCTCTGCACGCAATCGCAAGAGTGGCGGCCTCCGTGTCATCATGAGACTGAAACGCCCGTTAGATATGGATACGGAGTGA
- a CDS encoding YafY family protein, producing MNRVDRLLGMILFLQGRRVVRAEDMAAHFEISVRTVYRDLAALSEVGVPIMAEAGVGYSLVRGYHLPPVMFTAQEAGAIATGSVLVNQLTDASLRAPMQSALMKIRAVLPSEQQRHLENVERSISFPRSKAPDDANLIELQQALAQRRVIQIAYKGVKDEQAKKRDIEPVFLLYYLDRWHLIAWCRLRNEARDFRTDRIQSFTVLKETFPPREDVTYEKLHELWQKETTSITVTVHFQPLSAERARREWSWGVKSEKPVKDGVILALSTGSLDWMGGWLLSFGTNARIIDPPEMQQKLVTLAEQTLAHHRKPS from the coding sequence ATGAATCGCGTGGATAGATTGCTGGGCATGATCCTCTTCCTCCAAGGACGCCGTGTCGTCCGTGCGGAGGATATGGCCGCGCATTTCGAGATCAGCGTGCGCACCGTTTATCGCGATTTGGCTGCCTTGAGTGAAGTCGGGGTTCCCATCATGGCGGAGGCAGGCGTCGGTTACAGCCTCGTGCGCGGTTATCATCTGCCGCCCGTCATGTTCACCGCACAAGAAGCCGGTGCCATCGCCACCGGCAGCGTGCTCGTGAATCAACTTACTGATGCCTCTCTACGGGCCCCCATGCAATCCGCTCTGATGAAAATCCGCGCGGTCTTGCCATCCGAGCAGCAACGGCATCTGGAGAACGTCGAGCGCAGCATCTCCTTCCCGCGCAGTAAGGCACCAGATGACGCGAACCTCATCGAACTCCAACAGGCACTCGCACAACGCCGCGTGATCCAGATCGCCTACAAAGGCGTCAAGGATGAGCAAGCCAAGAAGCGCGATATCGAACCAGTCTTCCTGCTGTATTATCTCGACCGCTGGCATCTCATCGCCTGGTGCCGCTTGCGTAATGAAGCCCGCGATTTCCGCACGGACCGCATCCAAAGTTTCACCGTTTTGAAAGAGACGTTTCCTCCGCGCGAAGATGTCACTTACGAGAAGCTTCACGAATTATGGCAGAAGGAAACAACGAGCATTACCGTGACTGTTCATTTCCAACCGCTCTCTGCGGAACGCGCGCGTCGCGAATGGTCTTGGGGCGTGAAGAGCGAGAAACCCGTGAAAGATGGTGTCATCCTCGCGCTATCCACCGGCTCACTTGATTGGATGGGTGGCTGGTTGCTTTCCTTCGGTACGAATGCCCGCATCATCGACCCGCCGGAGATGCAGCAGAAGCTGGTTACATTGGCGGAGCAGACTCTGGCGCATCATCGAAAACCATCCTGA
- a CDS encoding SDR family NAD(P)-dependent oxidoreductase, which translates to MITDTIHTAPAEQRDIRSQHDPLPDTTRPLKGHIAIVTGASRGAGKGIALTLGSAGATVYVLARTSRHHPRQDDIPGTIEDTAEAVTARGGKGIALKCDCSDQWQLEAAINRIGAEGGHIDLLVNCAWAGNELPIDLKPFWEQSKEHWKNMFELGVKTYLLASAAVVPWMLPHQNGLIVNISFWDRDKYTGQFFYDLAKSAMNRMAFSMATELKPHSITAIALSPGFMRTERVLKVFAEDPSHAELAGFPTETTEYVGRAVTALAADRNVLRHTGKALCVGDLAKEYGFTDVDGTQPLPFRMPD; encoded by the coding sequence ATGATAACGGACACTATTCACACCGCCCCCGCTGAGCAACGAGATATACGCTCGCAGCACGATCCTCTGCCGGATACCACGCGCCCATTGAAAGGCCATATCGCCATCGTGACCGGTGCCAGCCGCGGTGCCGGGAAAGGTATCGCGTTAACCCTCGGCTCTGCGGGTGCAACGGTTTACGTTCTCGCCCGCACAAGTCGTCATCATCCACGCCAAGATGATATTCCCGGCACCATCGAAGACACTGCCGAAGCCGTGACCGCGCGTGGTGGTAAAGGCATTGCACTTAAGTGCGATTGCTCCGATCAATGGCAGCTCGAAGCCGCCATCAACCGCATCGGCGCCGAGGGCGGCCACATCGATCTGCTGGTGAATTGCGCTTGGGCAGGCAATGAACTCCCCATTGATCTCAAGCCGTTTTGGGAGCAATCCAAGGAACACTGGAAGAACATGTTCGAACTAGGGGTGAAGACTTACTTGCTCGCGAGCGCCGCTGTCGTGCCTTGGATGTTGCCGCATCAAAATGGATTGATCGTGAACATCTCCTTCTGGGACCGCGATAAATACACCGGACAATTTTTCTACGATCTCGCCAAGAGCGCAATGAACCGCATGGCCTTCTCCATGGCCACGGAACTAAAACCACACAGCATCACAGCCATAGCCTTATCACCGGGATTCATGCGCACGGAACGCGTCCTAAAAGTTTTCGCAGAGGACCCAAGTCATGCAGAACTCGCGGGGTTTCCGACTGAGACAACGGAATACGTGGGACGCGCTGTGACCGCACTCGCCGCCGATCGCAATGTATTACGCCACACTGGCAAAGCGCTCTGCGTCGGCGATCTCGCAAAGGAATACGGCTTCACCGACGTGGATGGCACACAGCCGTTGCCATTC